The Antarcticibacterium sp. 1MA-6-2 genome has a window encoding:
- a CDS encoding DUF5683 domain-containing protein, giving the protein MTGLAAAQEDTLAITPVDPPVVEQVPERDYKEYDPLAPARAAFYSAVLPGLGQAYNGKYWKIPIAYAGLGVGVYFYLSNDEQYDCTALFTKEDWLGFRDDEFIVNGQERVTTDGLIRAQRFYQQNKEISILVIVGIYALNIIDANVDAHLQQFNVSEDLSLKLSV; this is encoded by the coding sequence ATGACAGGCTTAGCGGCTGCCCAGGAAGATACTCTTGCAATCACCCCTGTAGATCCACCCGTGGTTGAACAGGTACCTGAAAGGGATTACAAGGAGTATGACCCACTGGCTCCTGCACGTGCCGCTTTTTATTCAGCAGTCTTACCAGGTTTGGGGCAGGCTTACAATGGAAAATACTGGAAAATCCCGATTGCCTATGCCGGGCTTGGTGTGGGCGTCTATTTTTACCTGTCCAACGACGAGCAGTATGACTGTACCGCTCTATTTACAAAAGAAGACTGGCTAGGTTTCCGGGATGATGAATTCATTGTAAACGGGCAGGAAAGGGTTACAACTGACGGATTAATAAGGGCGCAGCGATTTTATCAGCAAAATAAAGAAATATCCATTCTGGTAATTGTTGGAATATACGCTCTCAATATTATTGATGCAAACGTTGATGCTCACCTTCAACAGTTTAACGTAAGTGAGGATCTTTCTTTAAAGCTTAGCGTTTAG
- a CDS encoding WbqC family protein, with translation MHGTLLHLPYFGPVTHFAEVVNAEQLWFENDDNYQKQTYRNRMYIYGANGKLLLNIPIKHLNSPGVKQHQKYRDVRMEKDFDWQKQHWKSLKSAYQTSPFFEFYEDDLAPLYHTDFEFLTDFNYRCFEKLCECLQLDIPFEKTSEYIKEPLEKNDRRDLINAKVDSRTPAYNQVFQEKKGFLSNLSILDLVFNEGPNTINYLRELSFRP, from the coding sequence ATGCACGGGACACTTTTGCATCTTCCCTATTTTGGACCTGTTACTCATTTTGCTGAAGTAGTAAATGCAGAACAGCTTTGGTTTGAAAACGACGATAATTATCAGAAGCAAACCTACAGGAACAGGATGTATATCTATGGGGCAAATGGAAAACTTCTGCTGAATATTCCAATTAAGCACCTTAATTCTCCCGGTGTAAAACAGCATCAGAAGTACCGGGATGTAAGGATGGAAAAGGATTTTGACTGGCAGAAACAGCATTGGAAATCCTTAAAATCAGCATACCAAACTTCGCCATTTTTTGAATTTTACGAGGATGATCTGGCTCCTCTTTATCATACCGATTTTGAGTTTCTGACGGACTTTAATTACCGATGTTTTGAAAAGCTTTGTGAATGCCTTCAGCTGGATATTCCTTTTGAAAAAACTTCAGAATATATTAAAGAACCCCTGGAAAAAAATGACAGGAGAGATTTGATCAATGCCAAAGTTGACAGTAGAACCCCGGCATACAATCAGGTCTTTCAGGAGAAAAAAGGATTTTTAAGTAATCTTAGTATTCTCGATCTGGTGTTCAATGAAGGGCCTAACACTATCAATTATCTAAGAGAATTATCTTTCCGGCCTTAG
- a CDS encoding endonuclease/exonuclease/phosphatase family protein has translation MVLLLGFNHLSSIYEIPAFEDEDIVEEELKIISYNVRQFNQYGFDKQKNVPEKITVFFKEEDPDIIGMQEYFRGELAVAERFPHRYIKLKTESAEFGLAIFSKFPIINSGSLDFATVSNNNGIFADIATPTDTIRVINVHLQSYSLKPDLNNLEKEKSKRVFLGMGQTFAKQQDQMEQVFKLIDESTYPVILLGDFNNTAYSYIYREVLARGLKDSFKEGGSGFGRTFDFDFFPLRIDFILVDESMQVNSFETEEVHYSDHFPVKAKISL, from the coding sequence GTGGTATTGCTCCTGGGTTTTAACCATCTTAGCAGCATCTATGAAATCCCTGCTTTTGAAGATGAAGACATTGTTGAAGAAGAACTTAAAATAATAAGTTATAACGTTCGACAGTTCAATCAATATGGATTTGATAAACAGAAAAATGTACCGGAAAAAATAACTGTCTTTTTTAAAGAAGAAGATCCAGACATTATAGGTATGCAGGAGTACTTTAGAGGAGAGCTGGCTGTTGCTGAAAGATTTCCTCACAGGTATATAAAACTGAAAACAGAATCGGCAGAATTTGGCCTTGCAATTTTTTCCAAATTCCCCATAATAAATTCGGGATCTTTGGATTTTGCTACTGTTAGCAATAACAACGGAATCTTCGCTGATATTGCTACTCCTACAGATACTATTAGAGTAATTAATGTTCATTTGCAATCCTACAGCCTCAAGCCAGACCTTAATAACCTGGAAAAGGAAAAGTCTAAAAGAGTATTTCTTGGGATGGGACAAACCTTTGCCAAGCAACAGGACCAGATGGAACAGGTTTTTAAATTAATTGATGAGTCTACGTATCCTGTGATCCTGCTTGGAGACTTCAATAATACAGCCTATTCTTATATTTATCGTGAAGTCCTTGCAAGAGGTTTAAAAGATTCCTTTAAAGAAGGTGGGAGTGGTTTTGGGAGAACTTTCGATTTTGATTTCTTTCCTCTCAGGATTGATTTTATACTTGTTGATGAATCTATGCAGGTAAATTCTTTTGAGACCGAAGAAGTTCACTACTCAGATCATTTTCCTGTTAAAGCAAAAATCAGTCTCTAA
- a CDS encoding rhomboid family intramembrane serine protease has protein sequence MGTADKFRYKLQTATVVEKLIALNVLIFILFFFAKTIAFLFQWPSDFLLEWFVFPKEPGEYILKPWSIITYSFLHSGIWHILSNMLILYYAGIYFLTYFSPKKLLTFYFMGVIIGALIYMLSYNLFPAFQGTGKSYLMGASAGVMAVLVGIATHVPNLKIRLLILGSIKFWYIAAFLVLLDVIQIPISNSGGHLAHLGGALFGYIYASQLGRGNDIAGGFEKAIGAFLSLFDSGKKNKSTMRTVYRKPAQSPTSTARATRFSKSEKQEKIDAILDKISKSGYDSLTKQEKDFLFQVSKEN, from the coding sequence ATGGGGACTGCAGATAAGTTTAGATATAAGCTGCAAACAGCGACGGTTGTTGAAAAACTTATTGCGCTTAACGTTCTCATTTTTATTCTTTTCTTTTTTGCAAAAACTATTGCCTTCCTTTTCCAGTGGCCTTCAGACTTTTTGCTGGAATGGTTCGTTTTTCCTAAAGAGCCCGGAGAGTATATTCTTAAGCCCTGGTCTATAATTACTTATTCTTTTCTGCATTCCGGTATCTGGCATATCCTTTCTAATATGTTGATCCTGTATTATGCGGGGATCTATTTTCTTACCTATTTTTCTCCGAAGAAGTTGCTAACTTTTTACTTTATGGGAGTAATTATAGGGGCCTTAATTTATATGCTCAGTTATAATTTGTTTCCAGCCTTTCAGGGGACAGGCAAATCTTATCTTATGGGAGCTTCAGCAGGGGTAATGGCTGTTCTTGTAGGAATAGCAACTCATGTTCCAAATCTTAAAATAAGGTTGCTCATTTTAGGGAGTATCAAGTTCTGGTACATTGCAGCTTTTCTTGTTCTACTGGATGTGATACAAATACCTATAAGCAATTCCGGTGGTCACCTGGCTCACCTGGGAGGTGCTTTATTCGGTTATATTTATGCTTCGCAATTAGGAAGAGGAAATGATATAGCAGGAGGTTTTGAGAAAGCAATCGGTGCCTTCCTTTCATTATTTGATAGCGGGAAAAAGAACAAATCTACCATGAGGACGGTGTATAGAAAGCCTGCACAATCTCCCACGTCTACGGCGAGAGCTACACGGTTTAGCAAGAGTGAGAAACAGGAAAAAATTGATGCTATCCTCGATAAAATTAGTAAGAGTGGCTACGACAGTCTTACCAAGCAGGAAAAGGATTTTTTATTTCAGGTTAGTAAAGAAAATTAG
- a CDS encoding rhomboid family intramembrane serine protease: protein MGRMTETVKVLLIVNVIFFIGTLMVGESTYRLFSLFFFQNDNFGFWQIITHMFMHGSFMHILFNMYALWAFGSPIEQMLGKNKFLFFYFSCGIGAAIIHSLVNYFHVQSGVNTLLEAGMTPGGIQQLLETGEYSTAILQSVSKDTLTSMYTAFNTPAVGASGAIYGILVAFGMLFPNVELFLLFVPIPIKAKIFIPILIAIDLFSGFTGYSLFGGGIAHFAHVGGALFGFIMMWYWKKNQFNQNRWD from the coding sequence ATGGGAAGAATGACAGAGACCGTTAAGGTCCTATTGATCGTAAATGTTATATTTTTTATAGGGACCCTAATGGTAGGAGAATCAACTTACAGGTTGTTCTCTCTATTTTTCTTCCAGAATGATAATTTTGGATTCTGGCAAATCATTACTCACATGTTTATGCATGGGAGTTTTATGCACATCCTGTTTAACATGTATGCTTTATGGGCATTTGGTAGTCCTATTGAGCAAATGCTGGGAAAGAACAAGTTTCTTTTCTTTTATTTTTCCTGCGGAATTGGAGCTGCAATAATTCACAGTCTTGTAAATTATTTTCACGTGCAGTCAGGTGTTAATACTCTACTGGAAGCAGGAATGACTCCTGGTGGTATCCAGCAATTATTGGAAACCGGAGAATACTCAACAGCAATTTTACAAAGTGTTTCCAAGGATACACTAACTTCAATGTATACAGCCTTTAATACTCCGGCCGTCGGAGCTTCAGGTGCTATTTATGGGATTTTGGTTGCTTTCGGGATGTTATTCCCCAACGTAGAGCTTTTCTTGTTGTTTGTTCCAATTCCAATAAAAGCAAAGATTTTTATTCCAATATTAATTGCAATTGACTTATTTTCGGGATTCACAGGCTACTCATTATTTGGAGGAGGAATTGCTCACTTTGCCCACGTTGGAGGAGCCCTCTTTGGATTTATAATGATGTGGTACTGGAAGAAAAATCAATTTAATCAAAATAGATGGGATTAA
- the recF gene encoding DNA replication/repair protein RecF (All proteins in this family for which functions are known are DNA-binding proteins that assist the filamentation of RecA onto DNA for the initiation of recombination or recombinational repair.) has translation MFLKSLSLVNYKNFDSASFDFDSKINCLVGHNGVGKTNVLDSIYHLSFGKSYFNPITSQNINHDADFFVIEGSLQKNDREVHILVSARRGNKKIIKRNNKPYEKFSEHIGFIPVVMISPGDRDLILEGSETRRKFIDGVISQSDQLYLNSLIHYNKVVAQRNALLKFFAANTKFDRDTLEIYNGQMAEAGNLLFSRRKAFLKEFIPIFNTRYAEITNGKENVSIDYKSRLFEKPIGELLEENLQKDMVLQYTSVGVHKDDLSFEIEGHPIKKFGSQGQQKSFLIALKLAQFDFIKNINKANPILLLDDIFDKLDEQRVSHIVALVAQNELGQIFISDTHADRTEKVVKESNQSYKIFKL, from the coding sequence ATGTTTTTAAAATCCCTTTCCTTAGTCAATTATAAAAATTTTGATTCTGCCTCCTTTGATTTCGATTCCAAAATAAACTGTTTGGTAGGTCATAATGGTGTAGGTAAAACCAATGTGCTGGACAGTATATATCACCTGTCTTTTGGGAAAAGTTATTTTAACCCCATCACGAGTCAAAATATTAATCATGATGCAGATTTTTTCGTGATTGAAGGCTCTCTTCAAAAAAATGACAGGGAAGTACATATTCTTGTTAGCGCGAGGCGTGGAAACAAAAAAATTATAAAGCGCAATAACAAGCCCTATGAAAAATTCAGTGAACACATAGGCTTTATTCCGGTAGTTATGATCTCTCCCGGGGACAGGGATCTTATTTTAGAAGGTAGTGAAACCCGAAGAAAATTTATAGACGGTGTAATTTCCCAAAGTGACCAATTATATCTTAACTCTCTTATACATTATAATAAAGTGGTTGCCCAAAGAAATGCGCTGCTTAAATTTTTTGCAGCCAATACTAAGTTTGACAGAGATACCCTGGAAATCTATAATGGGCAAATGGCAGAAGCCGGAAACCTTCTTTTTAGCAGAAGAAAAGCTTTTTTAAAAGAGTTTATCCCTATCTTCAATACCCGTTATGCTGAAATTACCAATGGGAAGGAGAACGTAAGTATAGACTACAAAAGCAGGCTATTCGAAAAACCAATTGGTGAATTGCTGGAGGAAAATTTACAGAAGGATATGGTGCTGCAGTACACAAGTGTGGGGGTACACAAAGATGATTTGAGTTTTGAAATTGAAGGGCATCCTATCAAAAAATTTGGTTCCCAGGGACAGCAGAAATCTTTTTTAATTGCACTAAAACTGGCGCAATTTGATTTTATTAAGAACATCAATAAGGCGAATCCTATTTTATTACTTGACGATATATTTGATAAACTTGACGAACAACGGGTTTCCCATATTGTCGCTCTTGTGGCCCAAAACGAACTGGGGCAGATCTTTATAAGTGACACTCATGCCGACAGAACAGAAAAGGTAGTAAAAGAGAGTAACCAGTCGTATAAGATCTTTAAGTTGTAA
- a CDS encoding lipocalin family protein, with product MKKLLILFVFPLLLLACNDQSPEEQVKNLEGYWEIEQVEFPGDSLRTYKFNETIDYFQVDGKVGFRKKVRPQFDGSYQITDDEEQIELKIEEDELFLYYTTPFTSWKEKVLKAEEDEMELKNEQGLIYHYKRFTPLLNNNYEKEQ from the coding sequence ATGAAAAAATTACTGATCCTTTTTGTTTTTCCACTGCTGCTATTGGCCTGCAATGATCAGAGCCCTGAGGAACAGGTAAAAAATCTGGAAGGATATTGGGAGATCGAACAGGTAGAGTTTCCCGGAGATTCTTTGAGAACCTATAAGTTCAATGAAACTATAGACTATTTTCAGGTAGATGGAAAAGTTGGCTTCAGAAAAAAGGTAAGGCCCCAATTTGACGGTTCATACCAAATTACCGATGATGAGGAACAAATCGAATTAAAAATTGAAGAAGACGAACTTTTTCTTTACTATACTACCCCATTTACCTCCTGGAAAGAAAAAGTATTAAAAGCCGAAGAAGATGAAATGGAATTAAAAAACGAGCAGGGGTTAATTTACCATTACAAAAGATTTACACCTCTCTTAAACAATAACTATGAAAAGGAACAATGA
- a CDS encoding DUF721 domain-containing protein, with the protein MKRNNDNITLSEALKNFVLENKLEKGLDKVNARDVWTQQMGPAIEKYTTSLKLERDTLYVQLSSSVLREELSYGKEKIIRNLNEALGKNLIKKIVLR; encoded by the coding sequence ATGAAAAGGAACAATGACAATATTACTCTAAGCGAAGCATTAAAAAATTTTGTTTTAGAAAATAAACTGGAAAAAGGATTAGATAAGGTAAATGCCAGGGATGTATGGACACAACAGATGGGACCTGCTATAGAAAAGTACACAACCTCCTTAAAACTGGAGAGAGATACATTATATGTCCAGCTAAGTTCTTCAGTTTTGAGAGAAGAATTAAGTTATGGAAAAGAAAAAATAATTAGAAACCTCAACGAAGCTCTGGGGAAAAATTTAATAAAAAAAATAGTTTTACGGTAG
- a CDS encoding nucleoside-diphosphate kinase, protein MATNRTFTMLKPDAVEKGHIGAILEQINSSGFRIVAMKLTQMTQDDARIFYAVHKERPFFGELVEYMTRGPIVAAVLEKENAVEDFRTLIGATNPDEAAEGTIRKKYAASIGENAVHGSDSNENARIESAFHFSGREMF, encoded by the coding sequence ATGGCTACAAATAGAACATTTACAATGCTAAAACCCGATGCGGTTGAAAAGGGACACATAGGTGCTATCCTGGAACAGATCAATTCTTCAGGTTTTAGAATTGTGGCAATGAAGTTAACACAAATGACGCAGGATGATGCCAGGATTTTCTACGCTGTTCACAAAGAGAGACCTTTCTTTGGGGAATTAGTAGAATATATGACACGCGGGCCAATAGTTGCAGCTGTGTTAGAGAAGGAAAATGCTGTTGAAGATTTTAGGACTTTAATTGGAGCTACCAATCCTGATGAAGCGGCTGAAGGCACAATTCGTAAAAAATATGCGGCTTCTATTGGTGAAAATGCTGTGCACGGAAGTGACAGTAATGAAAATGCCAGAATAGAATCTGCTTTTCATTTCTCAGGTAGAGAGATGTTCTAA
- the gldI gene encoding gliding motility-associated peptidyl-prolyl isomerase GldI — protein MTQSSGSFINESIERNRELVAREEAEILELIEKDSSNLYTASNNGFWYFYNKKSTDSTNTETPEFGDVVLFDYNITDIDGNVIYAEGEIPTRRYAMDKEELFGGLREGLKLMKEGEIITFIFPSHKAFGYYGDKNKIGTNIPIITRVHLHSITDESNINPN, from the coding sequence GTGACGCAATCATCGGGATCATTTATAAATGAATCTATAGAACGAAACCGCGAATTAGTAGCACGCGAGGAAGCAGAAATCCTGGAACTAATAGAAAAAGATTCTTCCAACCTTTATACAGCATCCAATAACGGCTTCTGGTACTTTTATAATAAGAAATCTACCGATTCCACTAATACAGAAACACCAGAGTTTGGTGATGTTGTACTTTTTGATTACAATATTACCGATATTGATGGAAATGTAATTTATGCTGAAGGAGAAATCCCTACACGACGCTATGCCATGGATAAAGAAGAACTCTTTGGTGGTTTACGGGAAGGATTGAAATTAATGAAAGAAGGTGAAATAATTACATTCATTTTCCCCTCACACAAAGCATTTGGCTACTATGGCGATAAAAATAAAATAGGAACCAACATTCCTATAATTACGAGAGTTCATCTCCATTCAATAACTGACGAAAGCAATATAAATCCTAATTAA
- a CDS encoding peptidylprolyl isomerase has translation MKKTSLLIVFTMLLGLVGCKEDYPDLEDGLYAEFNTNYGTFVAELYYDATPTTVANFVSLAEGKSHSMVDSTYKGKKFYDGLVFHRVIKDFMIQGGDPTGTGSGDPGYRFPDEIVDSLTHDSKGYLSMANAGPGTNGSQFFVTLAETPWLNGRHTIFGKVVQGQEVVDSIGQVETGPQDRPLKDIKIETVNIIRKGKEAKDFNASQVFEDRLAKIKADEEEATKKQEEAKAANAEKYASLKEEAETLESGLQIHYLEKGEGPKPEATDMVQVLYEGYFDDGTIFDTNKEELAQELGIFNPQRAAQGGYGPMTTGIGSDAGMIPGFKEGLQQMSVGDKAVLFIPSHLAYGPGGAGGVIPPNADLIFNVEMIGIAEQ, from the coding sequence ATGAAAAAAACAAGTTTACTTATTGTATTTACAATGCTTCTTGGCCTGGTAGGCTGCAAAGAAGATTATCCTGATCTTGAAGACGGCCTGTATGCTGAATTTAATACCAATTATGGGACCTTCGTTGCTGAACTTTATTATGATGCAACACCCACTACTGTAGCTAATTTTGTGTCTCTTGCTGAAGGTAAGAGCCATAGTATGGTAGATAGCACTTATAAAGGAAAGAAATTTTATGACGGATTAGTTTTTCATAGAGTCATTAAAGATTTTATGATCCAGGGTGGAGATCCAACAGGAACCGGAAGCGGAGATCCTGGTTATAGATTTCCTGATGAAATCGTAGATTCTCTCACTCACGATTCTAAAGGATATTTATCAATGGCAAATGCAGGACCTGGTACAAACGGAAGCCAGTTCTTTGTTACTCTGGCCGAAACTCCATGGCTTAACGGAAGGCACACGATCTTCGGAAAAGTAGTACAGGGTCAGGAAGTTGTTGATAGCATAGGCCAGGTAGAAACCGGACCTCAGGATCGTCCTTTAAAAGATATTAAAATAGAAACTGTCAACATAATTCGAAAAGGAAAAGAAGCAAAGGACTTTAACGCTTCCCAGGTTTTTGAAGACAGATTGGCAAAAATAAAGGCTGATGAAGAAGAAGCAACAAAAAAACAGGAAGAAGCTAAGGCTGCAAATGCTGAAAAATATGCTTCTTTAAAAGAAGAAGCCGAAACACTTGAGAGCGGACTTCAAATTCACTATCTCGAAAAAGGTGAAGGACCAAAACCTGAAGCTACAGATATGGTACAGGTTTTATATGAAGGATACTTTGACGACGGAACTATTTTCGATACTAACAAAGAGGAACTGGCGCAGGAATTGGGAATATTTAATCCACAAAGAGCTGCCCAGGGAGGTTACGGTCCTATGACTACAGGTATAGGTTCAGATGCAGGAATGATCCCAGGGTTTAAAGAAGGACTACAACAAATGAGTGTTGGAGACAAAGCTGTTTTATTTATTCCTTCTCATTTGGCTTATGGTCCAGGTGGTGCTGGTGGAGTAATCCCTCCAAATGCCGATTTGATCTTCAACGTAGAAATGATAGGAATCGCAGAACAATAA
- a CDS encoding aminoacyl-histidine dipeptidase, translating into MNEEIRSLEPKNLWNKFADLNQVPRPSKKEEQVIEFIKKFGNDLQLETMVDEVGNVIIKKPATSGMENRKAVILQSHLDMVHQKNNNTQFDFDNQGIEMFVDGDWVKAKGTTLGADNGLGVATIMAILESDSIAHPPLEALFTIDEETGMTGAKGLKPGFLNGEILLNLDTEEDDEIGIGCAGGVDVTASGAYNQEEVPDGVKAFKVIVNGLQGGHSGMDIIKGLGNANKLMNRLLFNASENLELRITEINGGGLRNAIPRESEALVVVDDLQVQAFNAEIEDAAEAIKAEYAHLEPKLNIVITETEIPDLVMNMQAQEQLLKALYAAHNGVYRMSPEIDGLVETSNNVARVEVKNGKIEIRCLTRSSVESSKDDLANGLRSVFELAGYEVELAGDYPGWAPDRNSDILKVLDELYQKMNGEKANIAACHAGLECGIIGQHYPNLDMISFGPTIRGAHSPDERASISSAQKYWEFVLEILKNIPEN; encoded by the coding sequence ATGAATGAAGAAATAAGATCTCTTGAGCCAAAAAATCTTTGGAATAAGTTTGCTGACCTAAACCAGGTACCACGGCCATCTAAAAAAGAAGAACAGGTGATTGAATTCATCAAGAAGTTTGGAAACGATCTTCAATTGGAAACAATGGTGGATGAAGTGGGTAACGTGATTATAAAAAAACCTGCCACTTCAGGAATGGAAAACAGAAAAGCTGTAATCCTCCAGTCTCACCTGGATATGGTTCATCAAAAGAACAACAATACTCAGTTTGATTTTGATAATCAGGGTATTGAAATGTTTGTGGATGGAGATTGGGTAAAGGCAAAAGGTACTACCCTGGGAGCAGATAATGGCCTGGGAGTGGCAACAATAATGGCTATTCTTGAAAGTGATTCAATCGCTCATCCTCCACTTGAAGCACTTTTTACTATAGATGAGGAAACCGGAATGACCGGGGCAAAAGGACTAAAACCCGGATTTTTAAATGGTGAGATCCTGTTAAACCTGGATACAGAGGAAGATGATGAAATAGGAATTGGATGTGCGGGAGGAGTAGATGTTACAGCTTCAGGAGCTTATAACCAAGAGGAAGTACCAGACGGAGTAAAAGCTTTTAAAGTTATAGTAAATGGTCTACAGGGAGGCCATTCGGGAATGGACATTATTAAAGGCCTTGGAAATGCCAATAAATTGATGAACAGGCTGCTCTTTAATGCTTCGGAAAATTTAGAGCTTCGTATAACGGAAATTAACGGCGGAGGACTAAGAAATGCAATTCCGAGAGAGAGTGAAGCTTTGGTTGTGGTTGATGATCTTCAGGTTCAAGCTTTCAATGCTGAAATTGAAGACGCTGCAGAAGCCATTAAAGCTGAATATGCTCACTTAGAGCCAAAGCTGAACATTGTAATTACAGAAACAGAGATTCCGGATCTGGTAATGAATATGCAGGCCCAGGAACAATTATTGAAAGCGCTCTATGCTGCCCATAACGGGGTATACAGAATGAGCCCGGAGATTGATGGTTTGGTGGAGACGTCAAACAATGTCGCCAGGGTAGAGGTGAAGAACGGAAAAATCGAGATTAGATGCCTTACCAGGTCTTCTGTAGAATCTTCAAAGGATGATCTTGCCAACGGTTTAAGATCAGTTTTTGAGCTCGCAGGTTACGAAGTAGAACTGGCAGGAGATTATCCCGGTTGGGCACCCGACAGAAACTCTGATATTCTAAAAGTTCTGGATGAGCTTTACCAGAAAATGAATGGAGAGAAAGCCAATATTGCAGCCTGTCATGCAGGTTTGGAATGCGGTATTATTGGTCAACATTATCCCAACCTGGATATGATCTCTTTTGGACCCACAATTCGCGGTGCACATTCTCCTGATGAGCGGGCAAGTATTTCTTCAGCTCAGAAATACTGGGAGTTCGTATTGGAAATACTAAAGAATATTCCTGAGAATTAA